One genomic segment of Cerasicoccus sp. TK19100 includes these proteins:
- the araA gene encoding L-arabinose isomerase, whose product MSTKQVWFVTGSQHLYGPETLKQVAANAEEIAKALNADASIPVEIVFKPIVTTPSEIRSTLAAASSEASCIGVITWMHTFSPAKMWISGLNALTKPICHLHTQFNRDIPWDIIDMDFMNLNQSAHGGREYGHMLTRMRIPRKVIVGHWEASSVRNQLAKWAGVALGWDEMRNLKIVRFGDNMRYVSVTCGDKVEAERVFGFEVNTHAVGDLVAVINEGADAEIDNVCQEYADLYDLAPELAKGGARHDSLREAARIEIGLRRFLVDGGYGAFSDTFEDLHGMVQLPGLPVQRLMSDGYGFAGEGDWKHAMLVRVLKAMTPGMSGGTSFMEDYTYHFDPAGARCLGSHMLEICPSISATKPRVEIHPLGIGGKADPVRLVFNGSTGSAINVSLVDLGNRFRFLVNEVESVEIPHEMPKLPVARVLWDAKPNLATAAEAWIQAGGAHHTAFSFDVTADQIEMLAEISGVECVFIDEATEMRRFKQDLRTGEVYYGIRGI is encoded by the coding sequence ATGAGCACGAAACAAGTTTGGTTTGTCACCGGTAGTCAGCACCTTTACGGCCCGGAAACGTTGAAGCAAGTGGCGGCGAACGCCGAAGAGATCGCCAAGGCGCTCAACGCCGATGCATCGATACCGGTCGAGATCGTCTTCAAGCCGATTGTCACCACTCCGTCGGAGATTCGGTCGACCCTCGCCGCGGCTAGCAGTGAGGCGAGCTGCATCGGTGTTATCACATGGATGCACACATTCTCGCCGGCGAAAATGTGGATCAGCGGCCTGAATGCGCTGACCAAGCCGATCTGCCATCTGCACACGCAGTTCAACCGCGACATCCCTTGGGATATCATCGACATGGACTTCATGAACCTGAACCAGTCGGCGCATGGTGGGCGTGAATACGGTCATATGCTGACCCGCATGCGCATTCCGCGTAAGGTGATCGTGGGCCACTGGGAAGCATCTTCGGTCCGCAATCAATTGGCAAAGTGGGCGGGCGTTGCGCTTGGTTGGGATGAAATGCGCAACCTGAAAATCGTCCGCTTTGGCGATAACATGCGCTATGTTTCGGTGACTTGTGGGGACAAGGTCGAGGCCGAGCGGGTGTTCGGTTTTGAAGTGAATACGCATGCCGTGGGCGACTTGGTTGCGGTGATCAATGAAGGTGCGGATGCGGAAATCGACAATGTATGCCAAGAGTATGCCGACCTGTATGATTTGGCTCCAGAGCTGGCTAAGGGTGGGGCGCGCCACGACTCTTTGCGTGAAGCCGCGCGCATTGAGATTGGCCTGCGCCGATTCCTGGTCGACGGCGGCTATGGCGCATTTTCCGATACCTTTGAAGATCTCCACGGCATGGTGCAGTTGCCGGGCTTGCCGGTGCAGCGTCTTATGTCCGACGGATACGGGTTTGCCGGTGAAGGAGACTGGAAGCACGCCATGCTGGTGCGCGTGCTCAAGGCGATGACTCCGGGCATGAGCGGCGGCACCTCCTTTATGGAGGACTATACTTACCACTTCGATCCGGCTGGCGCGCGCTGCCTGGGTTCGCACATGTTGGAGATTTGCCCGTCCATTTCGGCGACCAAGCCACGTGTCGAAATTCATCCTCTGGGCATCGGGGGGAAGGCTGACCCGGTTCGCCTGGTTTTCAATGGCTCCACGGGTTCGGCGATCAATGTTTCGCTGGTCGATCTCGGCAACCGTTTCCGCTTCCTCGTGAATGAGGTGGAAAGCGTCGAGATACCCCATGAAATGCCGAAGCTGCCAGTGGCCCGCGTCCTCTGGGATGCCAAGCCGAACCTGGCAACGGCGGCCGAAGCCTGGATTCAGGCGGGCGGGGCTCACCACACGGCGTTCAGCTTTGACGTGACTGCGGACCAGATCGAAATGCTCGCCGAGATCAGCGGCGTCGAGTGCGTTTTCATCGATGAGGCGACCGAGATGCGCCGATTCAAGCAGGACCTGCGCACGGGCGAAGTTTATTACGGCATCCGGGGGATCTAA